A window of Flavobacteriales bacterium genomic DNA:
CCCAGCTTGAAAAATGGATCGACCAATGGGAAGAAGGATTACCGCCCATGCGGAATTTCATCCTGCCAGGAGGACATCGAGCAGTGTCCACTTGTCACCTCGCACGCACGGTCTGCCGCAGAGCAGAAAGGGCTGTGATCCGAATGTC
This region includes:
- a CDS encoding ATP:cob(I)alamin adenosyltransferase yields the protein QLEKWIDQWEEGLPPMRNFILPGGHRAVSTCHLARTVCRRAERAVIRMSEEVETEQVIIRYLNRLSDLLFILARRIAFDQGVEETPWRPKKA